One genomic window of Micrococcus flavus includes the following:
- a CDS encoding uracil-xanthine permease family protein translates to MSHSSPTPAEPSGRPAPHDDDTPDRGRGAGPWRLHGDGRTITAGTVVAPDERLTWGRTVGIGVQHVMAMFGATVLVPAITQMPATTALLFSGLGTLLFLVITGNRLPSYLGSSFAFIAPLTAASAAGGVGAALGGVLVTGVLLMVIGAIVHRAGTGWIHALMPPAVMGTIVALIGLNLAGATTQAMEEVPLTTFGTALAVVLTAVLFRGLLGRLSILVGIVVGYLLALAQGQVSFDAVRDAAWLGLPPFHAPTVDVSLLPLFLPVVLVLVAENIGHVRTVGLMTRRDLDPLTGRALLADGLATSLSGLGGGVGTTTYAENIGVMASSKVYSTAAYWVAGLTAIALAFLPKFGAAVATIPAGVAGGAGIILYGMIGVMGVRIWVQNRVDFSNTIHLMTAGAGLIVAIANPEIVVGGLVFGGITLGTITALVVHHLMTAVARWRGTEPVPEDDDERYAASEPGRLG, encoded by the coding sequence ATGTCCCACTCCTCCCCCACCCCTGCCGAACCCTCCGGACGGCCCGCCCCGCACGACGACGACACCCCCGACCGCGGCCGCGGCGCCGGCCCCTGGCGCCTCCACGGGGACGGCCGCACCATCACCGCGGGCACCGTGGTGGCCCCCGACGAGCGCCTGACCTGGGGCCGGACCGTCGGCATCGGCGTGCAGCACGTGATGGCGATGTTCGGCGCCACGGTGCTGGTCCCGGCGATCACCCAGATGCCCGCGACGACGGCGCTGCTGTTCTCCGGCCTCGGCACCCTGCTGTTCCTGGTGATCACGGGCAACCGGCTGCCGAGCTATCTGGGCAGCTCGTTCGCGTTCATCGCCCCGCTGACCGCGGCCTCGGCCGCCGGCGGGGTCGGCGCGGCACTGGGCGGCGTGCTGGTCACCGGCGTCCTGCTCATGGTGATCGGCGCGATCGTCCACCGGGCCGGGACCGGGTGGATCCACGCGCTCATGCCGCCGGCCGTGATGGGCACGATCGTGGCGTTGATCGGCCTGAACCTGGCCGGCGCCACCACCCAGGCCATGGAGGAGGTGCCGCTGACCACGTTCGGCACCGCGCTGGCCGTGGTGCTCACCGCCGTGCTGTTCCGCGGCCTGCTGGGGCGCCTGTCGATCCTGGTGGGCATCGTCGTCGGCTACCTGCTGGCGCTCGCCCAGGGCCAGGTGTCCTTCGACGCCGTCCGCGACGCCGCCTGGCTGGGCCTGCCCCCGTTCCACGCGCCGACCGTGGACGTGTCCCTGCTGCCGCTGTTCCTGCCCGTGGTGCTCGTGCTCGTGGCGGAGAACATCGGCCACGTGCGCACCGTGGGGCTGATGACCAGGCGGGACCTCGACCCGCTCACCGGTCGCGCGCTGCTCGCCGACGGGCTGGCGACCTCCCTCTCCGGCCTCGGCGGGGGCGTGGGCACCACCACGTACGCGGAGAACATCGGCGTGATGGCGTCCTCGAAGGTGTACTCCACCGCGGCGTACTGGGTGGCGGGCCTCACCGCGATCGCCCTGGCGTTCCTGCCCAAGTTCGGCGCCGCCGTCGCCACCATCCCGGCCGGCGTGGCCGGCGGGGCGGGCATCATCCTCTACGGGATGATCGGCGTGATGGGCGTGCGCATCTGGGTGCAGAACCGCGTGGACTTCTCCAACACCATCCACCTCATGACGGCGGGCGCGGGCCTGATCGTGGCGATCGCGAACCCGGAGATCGTGGTGGGCGGCCTGGTGTTCGGCGGCATCACGCTCGGCACCATCACCGCCCTCGTGGTGCACCACCTCATGACGGCGGTGGCGCGCTGGCGCGGCACCGAGCCCGTCCCCGAGGACGACGACGAGCGCTACGCGGCCTCGGAGCCGGGCCGCCTCGGCTGA
- a CDS encoding dienelactone hydrolase family protein — MMASKTPHQNVSFDLPTKDAAHGDQTGHGYLALPESGKGPGIIVIQEWWGLVDHIKDVCDRLAAEGFVALAPDLFGGWIAHDGDEAGEMMQNLPAEEGARQLAGAVDWLLAREEVTSETVGAIGFCMGGGFVLALAAQQGDKVSAAVPFYGVGQGVSGDFSGVTATIQGHYGEQDEMFPVEDAKRQEQQIRDESGAEVEYFYYDAPHAFHNDDDPQGNYRPEAAAQAWDRAVSFLKEKVR; from the coding sequence ATGATGGCTTCCAAGACCCCGCACCAGAACGTCTCGTTCGACCTGCCCACCAAGGACGCCGCGCACGGCGACCAGACCGGCCACGGCTACCTGGCCCTGCCGGAGTCCGGGAAGGGGCCCGGGATCATCGTGATCCAGGAGTGGTGGGGTCTCGTGGACCACATCAAGGACGTGTGCGACCGCCTGGCCGCGGAGGGCTTCGTGGCGCTGGCACCGGACCTGTTCGGCGGCTGGATCGCCCACGACGGCGACGAGGCTGGCGAGATGATGCAGAACCTGCCCGCCGAGGAGGGCGCCCGCCAGCTGGCCGGCGCCGTCGACTGGCTGCTCGCGCGCGAGGAGGTCACCTCCGAGACCGTCGGGGCGATCGGCTTCTGCATGGGCGGCGGGTTCGTGCTGGCGCTCGCGGCCCAGCAGGGGGACAAGGTGTCCGCGGCCGTGCCGTTCTACGGCGTGGGCCAGGGCGTGTCCGGCGACTTCTCCGGCGTGACGGCCACGATCCAGGGCCACTACGGCGAGCAGGACGAGATGTTCCCGGTGGAGGACGCGAAGAGGCAGGAGCAGCAGATCCGCGACGAGTCCGGCGCCGAGGTCGAGTACTTCTACTACGACGCCCCGCACGCCTTCCACAACGACGACGACCCCCAGGGCAACTACCGCCCCGAGGCCGCGGCGCAGGCGTGGGACCGCGCCGTCTCCTTCCTGAAGGAGAAGGTCCGCTGA
- a CDS encoding AMP-dependent synthetase/ligase, with translation MDSASPVPAAPSASPAPRRQVDMPALADAAELRNITDVLERRVAGHPDVVAFQVRHPAAPFDGPWEPVTTAAFHARVRALAKGLIALGIRPGDAVSIVSATRYEWTLMDLACLYAGAVVVPMFDSAPATQMAAIADVVGVRAAFAGSPAAAATLRETLDARDGAARGPHGSAVWTLDDADGAPAGDLRALEALGADVTDEALEAARTARGLDDVATIVFTSGTTGEPKGTRILHRSFVHQVLNVAEAYRGFVHPGGSTVLFLPLAHVLSRAVQMICLHGGMTVAHVGNPKAAVPSMGQIRPTFVMVVPGVLSKIVLGVEEKARGTRVGPLSVGVLWERARAAAVAKGRVVLGEDPKLLVPVRAQLALYERLFYRRVRHLLGGRVTHLLCGAAKLDPDLLRLFTGMGLTVFEGYGLTETTAPAVGHREGDVVPGTVGLPLPGMSVRIADDDEIQMRGPGVFAGYTDEEETAAAFDGEWFRTGDLGRLDDDGRLTVTGRVKDVIVTANGKTINPAEWEREVELHPAVGHAVVIGDGLDHPTAMILLDREALAAWVQRHLPDWQVPDTVSARLRDGAETAERFRDEAGRMIEVSEQRIRESVGAAIDAANAKVPAPERLRSYKVLLPDPEELAALLTPTQKLKRSALAERIAHLLPKR, from the coding sequence ATGGACTCCGCCTCCCCGGTCCCCGCCGCCCCGTCCGCCTCCCCGGCCCCCCGCCGCCAGGTGGACATGCCCGCCCTCGCCGACGCCGCCGAGCTGCGCAACATCACCGACGTCCTGGAGCGCCGCGTCGCAGGGCACCCCGACGTGGTGGCCTTCCAGGTGCGCCACCCCGCCGCGCCGTTCGACGGCCCCTGGGAGCCGGTCACCACGGCCGCGTTCCACGCCCGGGTGCGCGCGCTGGCCAAGGGCCTGATCGCGCTGGGGATCCGCCCGGGGGATGCCGTGTCCATCGTCTCCGCCACCCGGTACGAGTGGACCCTGATGGACCTCGCCTGCCTCTACGCGGGCGCCGTGGTGGTCCCCATGTTCGACTCCGCCCCGGCCACGCAGATGGCGGCGATCGCCGACGTCGTGGGCGTGCGCGCCGCCTTCGCCGGCTCCCCGGCCGCCGCCGCCACGCTGCGCGAGACCCTCGACGCGCGGGACGGCGCCGCTCGCGGCCCCCACGGGTCCGCGGTGTGGACCCTGGACGACGCCGACGGCGCCCCCGCCGGCGACCTGCGCGCCCTCGAGGCGCTCGGCGCCGACGTCACCGACGAGGCGCTCGAGGCGGCCCGCACGGCCCGGGGCCTGGACGACGTCGCCACGATCGTGTTCACGTCCGGCACCACGGGGGAGCCCAAGGGGACGAGGATCCTGCACCGGTCCTTCGTCCACCAGGTGCTCAACGTGGCCGAGGCCTACCGGGGGTTCGTGCACCCGGGCGGCTCCACCGTGCTGTTCCTGCCGCTGGCGCACGTGCTCTCCCGCGCCGTGCAGATGATCTGCCTGCACGGCGGGATGACCGTGGCGCACGTGGGCAACCCGAAGGCCGCCGTGCCGTCCATGGGGCAGATCCGCCCGACCTTCGTGATGGTGGTCCCCGGCGTCCTGTCCAAGATCGTGCTCGGCGTGGAGGAGAAGGCGCGCGGCACCCGCGTGGGCCCGCTCTCCGTGGGCGTGCTCTGGGAGCGCGCCCGGGCGGCCGCCGTGGCGAAGGGGCGCGTGGTGCTGGGCGAGGACCCCAAGCTCCTGGTGCCCGTGCGCGCCCAGCTGGCCCTCTACGAGCGGCTCTTCTACCGCCGGGTGCGGCACCTGCTGGGCGGCCGGGTGACCCACCTGCTGTGCGGCGCGGCCAAGCTCGACCCGGACCTGCTGCGCCTGTTCACCGGCATGGGCCTGACCGTGTTCGAGGGCTACGGGCTCACCGAGACCACCGCCCCCGCCGTGGGCCATCGCGAGGGGGACGTGGTCCCCGGCACCGTGGGCCTGCCCCTGCCCGGGATGTCCGTGCGGATCGCCGACGACGACGAGATCCAGATGCGCGGCCCCGGCGTGTTCGCCGGGTACACCGACGAGGAGGAGACCGCCGCCGCGTTCGACGGCGAGTGGTTCCGCACCGGGGACCTCGGCCGTCTCGACGACGACGGCCGGCTCACCGTGACCGGTCGCGTCAAGGACGTGATCGTCACCGCCAACGGCAAGACCATCAACCCCGCCGAGTGGGAGCGCGAGGTGGAGCTGCACCCCGCGGTCGGCCACGCCGTGGTGATCGGCGATGGCCTGGACCACCCCACCGCCATGATCCTGCTGGACCGCGAGGCCCTCGCCGCGTGGGTGCAGCGTCACCTGCCGGACTGGCAGGTGCCCGACACCGTGTCCGCCCGCCTGCGGGACGGCGCCGAGACCGCGGAGCGGTTCAGGGACGAGGCCGGGCGCATGATCGAGGTCTCCGAGCAGCGGATCCGCGAGTCGGTGGGCGCGGCCATCGACGCCGCCAATGCGAAGGTCCCCGCGCCCGAGCGGCTGCGCTCCTACAAGGTGCTCCTGCCGGACCCCGAGGAGCTCGCCGCGCTCCTCACGCCCACGCAGAAGCTCAAGCGCTCGGCGCTCGCGGAGCGGATCGCGCACCTGCTGCCGAAGCGCTGA
- a CDS encoding YceI family protein, whose translation MTQVTPGTWNLDASHTEVGFTVRHAGISKVRGTFQAVSGTLTVAEDFARSSADITVDMQSIDTKDANRDGHLKGEDFFDVEKHPTMTFRSTEVRGFDGEEFVLVGDLTILETTKQVELEVELGGQTTDPFGTTRVGFEAKTEISRKDFGLTWNAVLEAGGVLVGDKVKIEIDAEFVQA comes from the coding sequence ATGACGCAGGTCACCCCCGGAACCTGGAACCTCGACGCCTCCCACACCGAGGTGGGCTTCACGGTCCGCCACGCGGGCATCTCCAAGGTGCGCGGCACCTTCCAGGCCGTCTCCGGCACCCTCACCGTCGCCGAGGACTTCGCCCGCTCCTCCGCGGACATCACCGTGGACATGCAGTCCATCGACACCAAGGACGCCAACCGCGACGGCCACCTCAAGGGCGAGGACTTCTTCGACGTGGAGAAGCACCCCACCATGACATTCCGCTCGACCGAGGTCCGCGGCTTCGACGGCGAGGAGTTCGTCCTGGTCGGCGACCTCACCATCCTCGAGACCACGAAGCAGGTCGAGCTGGAGGTCGAGCTCGGCGGCCAGACCACCGACCCGTTCGGCACCACCCGCGTGGGCTTCGAGGCCAAGACCGAGATCTCCCGCAAGGACTTCGGACTGACCTGGAACGCCGTGCTCGAGGCCGGCGGCGTGCTGGTGGGCGACAAGGTGAAGATCGAGATCGACGCCGAGTTCGTCCAGGCCTGA
- a CDS encoding HpcH/HpaI aldolase/citrate lyase family protein, with amino-acid sequence MTVTLSPSPTQPFSPVPGQRIDPELARSWLLVNAAQPERFQPAEDSAADIVILDVEDSVAPADKPKALQDTVDWLTSGHTAWVRLNGYGSKWWEDDVAALAATLPAHLGGPVAEGGLAGVVLAMVESTDHVNETAKRLPGVPVVALVETARGLQRIDSIAAAKGTFRLAFGIGDFRRDTGLGESPMALAYTRSQFTIAAKATGLPGAIDGPTVGTTGVKLAEATAVTAEFGMTGKLCLAPEQCALVNEGLSPSQEELAWAQDFLEEFAASGGQIRNGSDLPRKARAEKIRALAAAFGVTAGHIPDEDNRAAAPSDTYHY; translated from the coding sequence ATGACCGTCACCCTCTCCCCCTCGCCCACCCAGCCGTTCTCCCCCGTGCCCGGCCAGCGGATCGACCCCGAGCTCGCCCGCTCCTGGCTGCTCGTGAACGCCGCGCAGCCCGAGCGCTTCCAGCCCGCGGAGGACTCGGCCGCGGACATCGTCATCCTGGACGTCGAGGACTCCGTGGCCCCCGCGGACAAGCCCAAGGCCCTGCAGGACACCGTCGACTGGCTCACCTCGGGCCACACCGCGTGGGTGCGCCTCAACGGCTACGGCTCGAAGTGGTGGGAGGACGACGTCGCGGCGCTCGCCGCGACCCTGCCCGCGCACCTGGGCGGGCCGGTCGCCGAGGGCGGCCTGGCCGGCGTCGTGCTGGCGATGGTGGAGTCCACCGACCACGTGAACGAGACCGCGAAGCGCCTGCCGGGCGTGCCCGTGGTGGCGCTCGTGGAGACGGCACGCGGACTGCAGCGGATCGACTCCATCGCCGCGGCGAAGGGCACGTTCCGCCTGGCGTTCGGCATCGGCGACTTCCGCCGCGACACCGGCCTGGGCGAGTCCCCGATGGCGCTGGCGTACACGCGCTCCCAGTTCACGATCGCCGCGAAGGCCACGGGCCTGCCCGGGGCGATCGACGGCCCCACCGTGGGCACCACGGGCGTGAAGCTGGCCGAGGCCACCGCCGTGACCGCCGAGTTCGGCATGACCGGCAAGCTCTGCCTGGCCCCCGAGCAGTGCGCGCTGGTGAACGAGGGCCTCAGCCCCTCGCAGGAGGAGCTGGCGTGGGCGCAGGACTTCCTCGAGGAGTTCGCCGCGTCCGGCGGGCAGATCCGCAACGGCTCGGACCTGCCGCGCAAGGCGCGCGCCGAGAAGATCCGGGCCCTCGCCGCGGCGTTCGGCGTCACCGCCGGCCACATCCCGGACGAGGACAACCGCGCGGCCGCCCCCTCGGACACGTACCACTACTGA
- the tctA gene encoding tripartite tricarboxylate transporter permease TctA — translation MDALGLLMEGFAGALTPMNLLWVLLGCLLGTAVGVLPGLGSSMAVALLLPLTFALDPTAAFIMFAGVYFGGMFGDSTMAILMNTPGQASAIASTFEGHKMAQAGRAPQALATAAIGAFIGGMIAAVLVVFLAPVMAEFANNFGPAEYFALALFAFIATSSVVSDSVLKGLTALVLGLGIAVVGIDSVTGTERFTLGAPQLFDGVSLVTVTVAVLALGEVFHVASRARRDHDVHQVRSAGRPWLTGAEFREALPAWLRGTGIGLPFGVIPAGGSEVPTFLAYDVERRLDARRAEPRFGRGAIRGLAAPEAAGNATTGMAMGALLTLGLPISATAAIMLAAFRQYGLQPGPLLFERNADLVWALLASFFLAMLVLLLINLPFAQLWAKLLLIPNPYLYAGITLFCGLGIYATSGRVFDLLLLLGMGVLGFLMRRFGYPVAPLMIGMVLGPLAETSVRDALLSSVGDPAVLVSSPITWVIYGLLALVLAGAAMAAVRRRRAGSAREGVAA, via the coding sequence ATGGACGCACTCGGACTCCTCATGGAGGGCTTCGCCGGAGCCCTCACCCCGATGAACCTGCTGTGGGTGCTGCTGGGCTGTCTGCTCGGCACCGCGGTGGGCGTGCTGCCCGGCCTGGGCTCCTCCATGGCGGTGGCGCTGCTGCTGCCGCTGACCTTCGCGCTGGACCCCACGGCCGCGTTCATCATGTTCGCCGGCGTGTACTTCGGCGGCATGTTCGGCGACTCCACGATGGCGATCCTCATGAACACCCCGGGGCAGGCCTCCGCGATCGCCTCCACCTTCGAGGGCCACAAGATGGCCCAGGCGGGGCGCGCGCCGCAGGCGCTGGCCACCGCGGCGATCGGCGCGTTCATCGGCGGCATGATCGCGGCCGTGCTGGTGGTGTTCCTCGCCCCCGTGATGGCCGAGTTCGCGAACAACTTCGGCCCGGCCGAGTACTTCGCGCTCGCCCTGTTCGCGTTCATCGCGACCTCCTCGGTGGTCTCCGACTCCGTCCTCAAGGGCCTCACCGCACTGGTGCTGGGGCTCGGGATCGCCGTCGTCGGGATCGACTCCGTGACCGGCACCGAGCGCTTCACCTTGGGTGCGCCGCAGCTGTTCGACGGCGTCTCCCTCGTGACCGTGACCGTCGCCGTCCTGGCCCTCGGCGAGGTGTTCCACGTGGCCTCCCGCGCCCGGCGCGACCACGACGTGCACCAGGTGCGCTCCGCCGGCCGGCCGTGGCTGACCGGCGCGGAGTTCCGCGAGGCGCTGCCGGCGTGGCTGCGCGGCACCGGCATCGGCCTGCCGTTCGGCGTGATCCCGGCCGGCGGCTCGGAGGTCCCCACCTTCCTGGCCTACGACGTCGAACGTCGCCTCGACGCCCGCCGCGCCGAGCCGCGGTTCGGCCGGGGCGCGATCCGGGGCCTGGCCGCCCCGGAGGCCGCGGGCAACGCGACCACCGGCATGGCGATGGGCGCGCTGCTGACGCTCGGCCTGCCCATCTCCGCGACCGCGGCGATCATGCTCGCCGCGTTCCGGCAGTACGGCCTGCAGCCGGGCCCGCTGCTCTTCGAGCGCAACGCGGACCTGGTGTGGGCCCTGCTGGCCAGCTTCTTCCTGGCCATGCTGGTCCTGCTGCTCATCAACCTGCCGTTCGCGCAGCTGTGGGCCAAGCTCCTGCTCATCCCCAATCCCTACCTCTACGCGGGGATCACGCTGTTCTGCGGGCTCGGCATCTACGCGACGTCCGGCCGGGTGTTCGACCTGCTGCTCCTCCTGGGCATGGGCGTGCTGGGCTTCCTGATGCGCCGGTTCGGGTATCCCGTGGCGCCGCTGATGATCGGCATGGTGCTCGGCCCGCTCGCCGAGACCAGCGTCCGGGACGCCCTGCTCAGCTCCGTCGGCGATCCGGCGGTGCTGGTGTCCAGCCCCATCACGTGGGTGATCTACGGCCTGCTGGCCCTGGTGCTGGCGGGGGCCGCGATGGCGGCGGTGCGCCGGCGTCGTGCCGGGTCCGCGCGGGAGGGCGTCGCGGCCTGA
- a CDS encoding tripartite tricarboxylate transporter TctB family protein — translation MSAAHETHRPGPRPIGEGTWFAGRAGLAMPAIVAAWSLFLLIGSWRMDTGDADFPGPAFFPGILGAVGLVLAVLQALAVVRTPEHPEDHSGRRWRTHSDPAALAWTAGGFLAFSLLLPWLGWILAGALLFWCVARGFGSRRPGFDVILALFMSSLAYLAFDVGLGLNLPSGILGGGF, via the coding sequence ATGAGCGCCGCGCATGAGACCCACCGCCCCGGCCCCCGGCCGATCGGCGAGGGCACCTGGTTCGCGGGCCGGGCCGGGCTGGCCATGCCGGCGATCGTGGCGGCCTGGAGCCTGTTCCTGCTGATCGGCTCATGGCGCATGGACACCGGCGACGCCGACTTCCCCGGCCCGGCGTTCTTCCCCGGCATCCTCGGCGCGGTCGGCCTGGTGCTGGCCGTGCTGCAGGCGCTCGCGGTGGTGCGGACGCCGGAGCACCCCGAGGACCACTCCGGCCGCCGCTGGCGCACGCACTCGGACCCCGCGGCCCTCGCCTGGACCGCCGGCGGGTTCCTCGCGTTCTCGCTGCTGCTGCCCTGGCTGGGGTGGATCCTGGCCGGTGCGCTGCTGTTCTGGTGCGTGGCGCGGGGCTTCGGCTCCCGCCGCCCCGGCTTCGACGTCATCCTCGCCCTGTTCATGTCCTCGCTGGCCTACCTGGCGTTCGACGTGGGCCTGGGCCTGAACCTGCCCTCGGGCATCCTGGGAGGCGGATTCTGA